The genomic window CTGGGCGATCTCACTGAGGTGCCAGTGCCCACAAGGTAGGTTCGAAGCCACTCAAAGGACTCCAACTTAAATGGTTGCGGGAATGCTTCAATTTAAAACAGTCCTTATGGCAATTATAGttctttcttaaatatttatcaataatCTGCCATAGGTACTAAACAACGATTAATATTGATGATAACAAACTTCCAGTGAATTCTAGATTTCTCAAAAATTTAGGGCgatataaaattttattatttgaaaatttggcAGGTGTTTAATGATTTTACgatatatagaaatatatgcATGATAATTGATCAGTTATCACACCTTTTATCACTGCTGCCATCTAATCAATTGATAACTTTTCAATAATGATTATTATTGCTTATAAAGCAGCTATTAATACATTTCCTTCACTCACAGATTCGTATTCATACTGCTTGGCCCGCCTGGCAGTCAGAGCAACTTCCACGAGATTGGCCGGGCCATGGCCACCCTGATGTCCGACGAGATCTTCCACGAGGTGGCCTACCGAGCCCGCAAGCGGGATCATCTGCTGTCCGGCGTGGATGAGTTCCTCGATGCGGTCACCGTACTGCCGCCAGGAGAGTGGGATCCCACCATACGAATTGAGCCACCAGCGGCGATTCCCTCGCAGGAAGTGAGAAAGCGACCGCCAGAGTTGCCCAAGGAGGAGgtggacgaggaggaggaggaggcgcgTCTGCGCGAGGAGAACGGACTCTCCAGGACGGGTAGGCTCTTCGGTGGATTGATCAACGACATCAAGAGGAAGGCGCCGTGGTACATAAGCGACTATAAGGATGCCCTATCCATGCAGTGCGTGGCATCGTGGATCTTCCTGTACTTCGCCTGCCTGTCGCCGATCATCACATTTGGTGGACTGCTGGCGGAGGCCACTGGCAAGCACATGGCTGCGATGGAGTCCCTGGTCTCTGGGTTCGTTTGTGGCATGGGCTATGGCTTCTTTTCGGGTCAGCCGCTGACAATTCTCGGGTCCACCGGTCCAGTACTGGTCTTTGAGTCAATTATCTACGAGTTCTGTCAGCGAATGGGCTGGGAATATATGACTTTCCGGTTCTGGATCGGCATGTGGGTCGCCGGCATTTGCATCGTCCTGACCGCGATTGATGCCAGTGCCCTCGTCTGCTACATCACCCGCTTCACCGAGGAGAATTTCGCCACCCTGATCGCGTTCATCTTCATCTACAAGGCCATCGAGAACGTGGTTGTCATCGGCAAGAACTTCCCGGTCAATCAGGGTGTTTACAACTGCGTCTGTACACCGCCAATTGGTAGCAATGCCAGTGTGATCGATTATGCCATGTACAATTGGGATTCCTGTGAGGTAGGGTATCTGCAAACTCGTATATGCTCAAGTTTAGGCTTCACCGACTCAACACAGAGGCTTCGACTTGTTTGTTAGGACATCAATAATGATATTCATATTTTCTAGTCGCACAATGGCATCCTGGTTGGTGGAGGCTGCGGAACCCCGCCCACCGAAAACGTTTTCCTCATGTCGGTGGTCCTTTGCGCCGGCACCTTCCTCATCTCCACCGTGCTGAAGGAGTTCAAGAACGCCCTATTCTTCCCATCGATCGTTCGCCAGTACATCAGTGATTTCTCCGTGCTCATCGCGATTTTCGCCATGAGTTTCTTTGACTATTCGATGGGTGTGCCCACCCAGAAACTGGAGGTGCCCAACGAGCTGAAGCCCACGCTGAGCACCAGGGGCTGGCTTATTCCGCCGTTTGCCGAGAAGAACCCCTGGTGGTCGCCAATCATCGCCGTATTCCCTGCCCTGCTCGGCACCATACTGATCTTCATGGATCAACAGATCACGGCCGTCATCGTGAACCGCAAGGAGAACAAACTGAAGAAGGGCTGTGGCTACCATCTGGATCTGTTCATCCTCTCCATTCTGATTGCCATTTGCAGCATGATGGGTCTGCCCTGGTGAGTCCTCTCTctatgttttatgtttattgccTAGTTAAAACGTAGAGTGTTTCGATATAATACCACTGTTTCCTGGAATCCTTAGGTTCGTGGCCGCCACCGTGTTGAGCATCAACCACGTGAACTCGCTGAAACTGGAGTCGGAGTGCTCGGCCCCTGGTGAGAAGCCACAGTTCCTGGGAGTGCGCGAGCAGCGGGTGACCCACATCCTGATCTTCCTGACCATCGGTGTCTCCGTGCTGCTGACCCCGCTGCTCGGTAACATTCCCATGCCGGTCCTGTTCGGCGTCTTTCTGTACATGGGCGTGGCCTCACTCAAGGGCTTACAGTTCTTCGATCGCATCCTGATCATGTTCATGCCGGCGAAGTACCAGCCAGACTACATGTTCCTGCGCCAGGTGAGTCCAGAGATACGATAGAAACCACATactttattgttattttatgtatatatttatggtATACATCATAATTAGGAATCTAGTTTCTTGTTGAGTATGcatagtatatatattgtatacatCATAATTAGGAATCTAGTTTCTTGTTGAGTATGcatagtatatatattgtataaatCATAATTAGGAATCTAGTTTCTTGTTGAGTATGCATagtatatatatggtataaaTCATAATTAGGTATTTAGTTTCTTGTTAAGTATGTATTGTTTTATGTATTattgtatataaaatttgCGGCATAACCCTAAATTCATAAGGGCCTTGGTATATTTCAAGTTTTGTATCTTCTAATTAGCTTCtagttttaattttctatACTCGTCCGTTACCTTCTTAATGTATTCTTGGATAgtagttttggtttttggtcgTTCAAGTTCCCCCATATCTTCCAAATCCTttaatatagaaaatataataaattcgTATACAAAATTAGCACTTTCATTTGCTTCTATTAATTTCCAATCAACTGTAGAGGTACTTTCATCAGTACTTTCAGTCGTTACAAAAGTTTGTGTGTCCATAGTATTTTCATAAACTTTAAGTCGATCCACTCCTTGAAATTTCCGCGTTGCCTTGTCAAGTTGATTTTCCAGTCCCGCAAGAAGTGTTTTTTGTTGGATTTCTAAATGCTTCACTCGCTTTTCAAAGCTCCCCAATTTTTCCTTTAAAATGTCACCAAATGAGTTCAGCAGGTTCtccaaattatttatttcatcttgacggcaaaaagaaaactaaagaaaatgcatttgaCTTTGGTCAACTGAAATTAACTCCGGCTTCAAACTCACGCTTAAAAAGGACCCATGGGTACTTTGTAAAACCATTCCGAGTAGAACAAAAATCACGATTTGTCGCATTTTTTACACAAAGTAGAAGTGTCGCCTTGCAGAACCAAAGTAAGACTGAAGAAAACGATGCAGTtctttttgcattaatttctAGTTCTGTTCTGAGAACAGctttatcaaattaaaataaaacgtaTTCACCGGATGCACTGCGGTATTATCACATAGTGTAAGACTTTAGTTGTTACAGAAGACTTTAGTTGTTATCATTATAGCTTATATACcatatgatatatatttctgatGATATTAAGCATAAACGAGAATGAATTCCTACCCCTTTTCACGAAGTATTATCTTTTTGAAGCCCAAAGAAAGACATAATATAAACAGAAGGAATAAAGATGAGTAATAGCTTCTTAGTACGTTATGCTTAGTTAGTAAGAGAATGAAAATCATTTACCCTTAATAATTGTATCACTGTGGTTTCTTTTACAGGTGCCCATTAAACGCGTCCACCTGTTCACCATGATTCAGCTGGCCTGCCTCATAATTCTCTGGCTGATCAAGTCCTTCTCGCAGACCTCCATTCTCTTCCCCCTGATGCTGGTGGTGATGATAGGCATACGCAAGGCACTGGATCTGGTGTTCACCAGGAGAGAGCTGAAGATCCTGGACGACATAATGCCGGAGATGACGAAGCGGGCGGCGGCAGATGATCTGCATAAACTGGACGCTGAGGTGGGCTTATTGGCGCGCATTTTCCCGTGGGGAAAGGGCAGCCGGGGCAGGGTGGTGACCAAGCCGTCGGGCCTCGATGATGGAGTCGTTGGGTCTGGTGGTGCCGTTGGCGCTGGACTCATCAGTTGCACCAcctcaaatgcaaatgagaaGGAGTTCGAGGCACAGAGCAGTCTGCTCAAGAAGTAGATGGCACTGAACACCTTCcaagcacacacgcacacacctaGCCACGCACACCCACCATAGctacaaccacaaccacaaacacacccacaccaacGCCACAGgccaagcaaacaaaaaaaaagagaaaagaaaaccccACGGACCAGTGCTGCCCATTTCATTTGCGTTTGCAGTGCTGCCCAGTCCACGGCACAAAAACCAACGATAAACTCAAttatttatagctattttggattaatttgcattttgtcgGCCTTGATACATTTTATTGAACTAGTTATCTATCCACACGTATGCATTATTCCCTGTTATATACGTTTTTATCATATCTTTAACAGtattttgtaaatgtttttccCCCTACCCATTTTAAGTTAATAATATGGCATGCAGTtactttgcattttgtttttatatgtacgatattttttgataaacaTGATTTACCTTCTTTTTGATTctatgctaaaaaaaaatcgctTTTAAACCACCTGTAAATGCCAAActtacaaaaaacaaaaaaaaaaaagaaattagttGGTTACTCGTAGTGCAAAATGTGTTATCTATCCGAACCTACTCTAAAACTACTcctatactatatatacacaactatgatatttataaatgtaaatgaaattcTAGCCTAAGTCATAATTAGTCAATCGTTTACACCGTACAACAAGTACCTAAATGTATTAAATGGAACCTGTTATGTTATTTTATAGTCATCGGGTCGAGAGTTCCAGTAACTAACCAGCGACATGAGTCCACGCGTAATTGTAGCgaaaattgatgttaaaatccaaaattcaacacacaaaaaaaaaactaaacctatgaaaataaaacaataatttggCATAAATGCAAAATTGAACACACTCCACCGAATTGGCATTGACACCAGATCACTGATTTAGACCTAGAACCTCACGCTTTTATTCAGAGATCTCTTTCTCTCAACTCTACTTTCTACTTCGCCCTTCACTTGTGCAACTTTAGGCCAGATTTGCTATACTTTCTCTCCCATCCCACCTTTGCTCACTTCCCGAGagatgttattttttttggtgacCCAAAACTATGCAAATATGCCAATTTTATATTGAAGGACAACCATCATCAGCATCCCCCAGGATCTGGTGCGGGGGCCAACTACAATGCCGATAAGTCGGGTCCCACCACCATACACATTCCGCTTTCCGGAAACAAGCCACCACAGGGCACCAATGGACCCACAGTGAGCATTCCCCAGGAGGCTGTCAATCGCACCGCAGTCTGGCAGCAGATCAACAAGGATGGCAACGGGATCTCGGAGCAACTGATCATACCCGTCACCCTTAAAGTCCGCCAGATCAATGGCAACCAGTAAGTGTTCCCCATGCGATCCTGTCCAGAATCAGAGACTTTTCCCCACTCATGAGCTGCTAGTTCTTTTGCTCACTTTCTTGTAAATAAGCAATTTACGCCGCTTTTTCCACACCCAATTATGGAGCTAGAAATGGCGATTGAAGTGGGTTATTTAAAAGGAtgcaaaattataaatatgtaaatcaATTGCTTATAGTACATTAAGTTTTAAAATCAACATATAAACTTCAAAACAACTATTTCTATTTAAAGAATACTTCTAAGTAGtagaaaatacaaatagttCGGTAACCACTATTAAAACAGTATTGAAGTTAGTTGAACACAAAAACCTAATCAGCTAGGAtacaattttatacaaatcTTTTATAATAGTAGGGTCACTGCTGCTATCGGCATTTTTCCTCATAATTTAAACATGAAAcgttttgattttgtatttttctttttatgagCAAAAAAGTGGCAGGTGAATTTTCTTTGGAGAATTTCGACTATTAAATCATTCATGCTCGTCTTCGCATTCCCCCCGTGCCTCCCCCTCTCTGCAGCGCCCCCTCGAGCGCCACCCTCTCGCCACGCCTTTCGCCCATGCACGAGGCGGATGAGTACAGTGAAGCTCCGACCAACAGTCCCggccatcagcagcagcaaccgcagATCAACAATTGCAAGGAGGCTGCCAAACTGGAAGGATCCTGCGCAAACAACAGCCAGATCAGTCCGGCCAACATAACACCCGTCTAGACTCTAGAGATCCCGAGATAATATGGATTTTAGAGCGAACAAAGCACAAAGAACCCacaaaaccaaacacacaTCTATGTATTTCTAGTTGGTCATCCACAGACGTATCATAATCTCTATTTGCTATACATTTATCGCCGTAGTTATCCCAGGGGTCGATTTTTGGTAAAGATTTTTAGCTGTGCCAGTAGTAGAGGggtttattttttcatttggggctCAAGTACAAGATATACAAGTATTAACTATATGGTAACAATTACGATATTCCGTAGACAAGAAAAGCATTACAAATATACACTTTTGAAACGAGTTTTATAGAGTCAATTCCAAAGAtcaggatgcggatgcgaagAAGCCAAAGCCACAGAACAAACACCAAATAGTAAGCCATCGGTGGTCCGATGTTTGTCcaattttcccaatttttcCAACGTTTTCTTGGTATTCTTTGACTTGGTTAGCTAGAGCGAATTGCGTTTATTTATCGAACTGTGATCTGATGGGTATATCTTGGGGTTGGGTTATGTAAGGTGTGTATCATTTAGTCTAGCCAAGACAAAGCTGTAAACAATTGTACTATATTTTATGGCTCACACTAAGTTAAACACAAAGACACTCGCATCCTATCTGAAacaccaaaaagaaaaaaaaatatatatatatataatacataaaGACAGctataaatattgaataaaagtGGCGAACCATTAACTAGCCACAAGCAAACTgcttaaacaaaaatgtatctttCATTTCGTTACTTTTGGTATGCATCATTCGTTCTCAGTGTATTTTGTGCATAGTTGTGAGTCTTGAGTGTGGCACCTCAGCTCCCAAAATCTATATCTCTGAACACTCATTTCTAGCACATGATCGATTTTCGCCTGTCCTCCATTAAATCAGAAAATCATACTGATCATAAGTACCAAGAATCAGAGTTTGTGGACTAACCGCTTTGAACAAGAAATCaactattttattaaaaaaaaaatgtaaaaaactTGTAAATTCACAAACCTTCAGACTTACAGATTcaataaaaagaaacgaaatttttaataatttctgATCATCTTCAAACTCTCTTTCCATCAGACCATCAAAGCTCCATTAGCATCGTGTTTGATGTCTGTATGTGCATTCTCAATCCTATATAGTAAATGTGTACATAAATAGATGAACGAAACCTACATAGATTATACCTGGTACTCCCGCCCATAGAACACTGTTATTAATTTCGAATTTCGTTATTGCAGAACCCAAAATTTAATACGTCGAAGCAATTGTGGCGTGGATATCTTACACCAACAGAAACATCCGTTTGAGTCAATGATTTAACTTCATTTTAAcgtatatctgtatctgtgtacCTGTAAATCAATTACGTGTCTATAATCAGTCTACATACTTATGACGTATGATGTATGATGTATGATGTATGATGTATATGTACCACCACCTACCGTCCCTTTTGCGTAGAGTATATAACCCAAAGTGCGATTTGGCACAAACTAATTGTCTGGCTACATATCATGCGACTACTCGGAAACCAATCGTATACAATCCACAGTAAAGGAATTTGttgaaataaatgtataaaataaagttaCATATTTTGGACTCTGAattgttgtatttttaattttaaacgcAAAAGATTGGGGTTTTAAAAGTGTTtaatctaaatttaaatattttttaatttctattatttttataattttttttacccatacttaatttttttttatttaataatatttttagctttattttttaatggtATTTTTTCGGTTACTTGTTTTTCGATGTTACTTGTCCGATAGAAACCGATAGGTTCGCACAGAAACCGCCTCCGCTATCGATAACAgtcttgttttggttttccacGAGCGCGTGTTTTCCGGTAACTTTCCtagttattaattaaaaccTGGCCAGAATGTCGCTAATTACCCGTTTGCTGACCGGCAACATCACCCTGCGCCGCCGGGCAATGGAATCACTGGGAAAGGTTTGTTGGATTGAGAAAAAAAGCCGAAATTCCATCGGCTAGTTATGTAAGCACTGTAAGAAATGTAGTTAAATGGTGCACATAACTTTTCAGGCCGGCTACAGTTCGCATGCGAAGTTCTCGGAGCACAAGCCCATCGAGAGGATCCGGAACATAGGAATCTCGGCGCATATTGACAGTGGAAAGACGACCTTGACGGAGAGGATTCTGTTCTACACCGGCAGGATTGCGGAGATGCACGAGGTGCGGGGAAAGGATAATGTGGGTGCCACCATGGACAGCATGGAGCTGGAGAGGCAGCGCGGCATCACCATCCAATCGGCGGCTACCTACACCCTGTGGAAGGACACCAATATCAATATTATCGATACACCCGGACATGTGGACTTCACTGTGGAGGTGGAGCGTGCACTCCGTGTTTTGGATGGTGCCGTTCTGGTCTTGTGCGCCGTGGGCGGAGTCCAGAGTCAAACGCTAACGGTCAACCGGCAGATGAAGCGCTACAATGTGCCCTGCCTGGCCTTCATCAACAAACTGGATCGCTTGGGCTCGAATCCCTACAGAGTTTTATCCCAAATGAGGTCCAAAATGAACCACAACGCTGCCTTTATTCAGCTGCCCATTGGAGTGGAGAGCAATTGCAAGGGCATCGTGGATTTGGTGCGGGAAAAAGCCATATACTTTGAAGGAGAACACGGAATGGACATTAGGCTGGACGAAATACCACAGGATATGCGGGTGGAGAGCCTGGAGAGAAGGCAGGAGCTCATCGAACACTTATCCAATGCAGACGAAACGCTGGGCGAACTTTTCCTGGAAGAAAAGCCCTTCACCGAAGACGATATCAAGGCGGCCTTAAGGAGAACCTGCATCAATAGAACCTTCACACCTGTCTTGGTGGGCACAGCACTGAAAAACAAAGGTGTCCAGCCACTGCTAGATGCCGTACTGGATTACCTGCCCAATCCCGGAGAGGTGGAGAACCTGGGCTTTATCGAGAAGGAAGGACAAGacccagaaaaagtggtcTTAAATCCCGCCCGCGATGGCAAGGATCCTTTTGTCGGCTTGGCTTTCAAACTAGAAGCTGGACGCTTTGGCCAATTAACCTACCTCAGATGCTACCAGGGAGTTCTACGGAAGGGTGACAACATCTTCAATGCTCGCACCAACAAGAAAGTGAGAATTGCTCGCTTGGTTCGACTACACTCAAATCAAATGGAGGACGTAAACGAGGTGTATGCCGGCGATATATTCGCGTTGTTTGGAGTTGATTGCGCCTCCGGAGACACCTTCACCACCAATCCCAAGAACAATCTGTCCATGGAATCCATCTTTGTAC from Drosophila yakuba strain Tai18E2 chromosome 2L, Prin_Dyak_Tai18E2_2.1, whole genome shotgun sequence includes these protein-coding regions:
- the LOC6526966 gene encoding electroneutral sodium bicarbonate exchanger 1 isoform X8, translated to MPQQAQLKHIHGHGRLPRVIATDSSRPWTMNSSSGDDEAPKDPRTGGEDFTQQFTENDFEVTPPAQRVQFILGEDVDDGTHVSHPLFSEMGMLVKEGDEIEWKETARWIKFEEDVEEGGNRWSKPHVATLSLHSLFELRRLLVNGSVMLDMEAQNLEVMADLVCDHMVSAGTLPSGVKDKVKDALLRRHRHQHEYAKKTRLPIIRSLADMRNHSSSKTDTSTHLGAIGVTTWFHAGASPQHLAQNQAQNQGRPQSQTMPIEEHSGSILGATTPISLTASEPGPPGSNGNSNLSTAAGAMGRFLTVPGGKPSNRTLEDMVKSPSNQSMARPGSGTELSEQQHKGNTHFMRKIPPGAEASNILVGEVDFLERTLSCFIRLSQAVVLGDLTEVPVPTRFVFILLGPPGSQSNFHEIGRAMATLMSDEIFHEVAYRARKRDHLLSGVDEFLDAVTVLPPGEWDPTIRIEPPAAIPSQEVRKRPPELPKEEVDEEEEEARLREENGLSRTGRLFGGLINDIKRKAPWYISDYKDALSMQCVASWIFLYFACLSPIITFGGLLAEATGKHMAAMESLVSGFVCGMGYGFFSGQPLTILGSTGPVLVFESIIYEFCQRMGWEYMTFRFWIGMWVAGICIVLTAIDASALVCYITRFTEENFATLIAFIFIYKAIENVVVIGKNFPVNQGVYNCVCTPPIGSNASVIDYAMYNWDSCESHNGILVGGGCGTPPTENVFLMSVVLCAGTFLISTVLKEFKNALFFPSIVRQYISDFSVLIAIFAMSFFDYSMGVPTQKLEVPNELKPTLSTRGWLIPPFAEKNPWWSPIIAVFPALLGTILIFMDQQITAVIVNRKENKLKKGCGYHLDLFILSILIAICSMMGLPWFVAATVLSINHVNSLKLESECSAPGEKPQFLGVREQRVTHILIFLTIGVSVLLTPLLGNIPMPVLFGVFLYMGVASLKGLQFFDRILIMFMPAKYQPDYMFLRQVPIKRVHLFTMIQLACLIILWLIKSFSQTSILFPLMLVVMIGIRKALDLVFTRRELKILDDIMPEMTKRAAADDLHKLDAEDNHHQHPPGSGAGANYNADKSGPTTIHIPLSGNKPPQGTNGPTVSIPQEAVNRTAVWQQINKDGNGISEQLIIPVTLKVRQINGNHAPSSATLSPRLSPMHEADEYSEAPTNSPGHQQQQPQINNCKEAAKLEGSCANNSQISPANITPV
- the LOC6526966 gene encoding sodium-driven chloride bicarbonate exchanger isoform X19, whose protein sequence is MAEKNEYIELPWTMNSSSGDDEAPKDPRTGGEDFTQQFTENDFEVTPPAQRVQFILGEDVDDGTHVSHPLFSEMGMLVKEGDEIEWKETARWIKFEEDVEEGGNRWSKPHVATLSLHSLFELRRLLVNGSVMLDMEAQNLEVMADLVCDHMVSAGTLPSGVKDKVKDALLRRHRHQHEYAKKTRLPIIRSLADMRNHSSSKIEEHSGSILGATTPISLTASEPGPPGSNGNSNLSTAAGAMGRFLTVPGGKPSNRTLEDMVKSPSNQSMARPGSGTELSEQQHKGNTHFMRKIPPGAEASNILVGEVDFLERTLSCFIRLSQAVVLGDLTEVPVPTRFVFILLGPPGSQSNFHEIGRAMATLMSDEIFHEVAYRARKRDHLLSGVDEFLDAVTVLPPGEWDPTIRIEPPAAIPSQEVRKRPPELPKEEVDEEEEEARLREENGLSRTGRLFGGLINDIKRKAPWYISDYKDALSMQCVASWIFLYFACLSPIITFGGLLAEATGKHMAAMESLVSGFVCGMGYGFFSGQPLTILGSTGPVLVFESIIYEFCQRMGWEYMTFRFWIGMWVAGICIVLTAIDASALVCYITRFTEENFATLIAFIFIYKAIENVVVIGKNFPVNQGVYNCVCTPPIGSNASVIDYAMYNWDSCESHNGILVGGGCGTPPTENVFLMSVVLCAGTFLISTVLKEFKNALFFPSIVRQYISDFSVLIAIFAMSFFDYSMGVPTQKLEVPNELKPTLSTRGWLIPPFAEKNPWWSPIIAVFPALLGTILIFMDQQITAVIVNRKENKLKKGCGYHLDLFILSILIAICSMMGLPWFVAATVLSINHVNSLKLESECSAPGEKPQFLGVREQRVTHILIFLTIGVSVLLTPLLGNIPMPVLFGVFLYMGVASLKGLQFFDRILIMFMPAKYQPDYMFLRQVPIKRVHLFTMIQLACLIILWLIKSFSQTSILFPLMLVVMIGIRKALDLVFTRRELKILDDIMPEMTKRAAADDLHKLDAEVGLLARIFPWGKGSRGRVVTKPSGLDDGVVGSGGAVGAGLISCTTSNANEKEFEAQSSLLKK
- the LOC6526966 gene encoding sodium bicarbonate cotransporter 3 isoform X12 codes for the protein MPQQAQLKHIHGHGRLPRVIATDSSRPWTMNSSSGDDEAPKDPRTGGEDFTQQFTENDFEGHRAHTVYVGVHVPGGRRHSQRRRKHHHSGPGGGGGGAGGGGGGGGSIGGSGSVGGGAGKDNVSEKQQEVERPVTPPAQRVQFILGEDVDDGTHVSHPLFSEMGMLVKEGDEIEWKETARWIKFEEDVEEGGNRWSKPHVATLSLHSLFELRRLLVNGSVMLDMEAQNLEVMADLVCDHMVSAGTLPSGVKDKVKDALLRRHRHQHEYAKKTRLPIIRSLADMRNHSSSKKDMVKSPSNQSMARPGSGTELSEQQHKGNTHFMRKIPPGAEASNILVGEVDFLERTLSCFIRLSQAVVLGDLTEVPVPTRFVFILLGPPGSQSNFHEIGRAMATLMSDEIFHEVAYRARKRDHLLSGVDEFLDAVTVLPPGEWDPTIRIEPPAAIPSQEVRKRPPELPKEEVDEEEEEARLREENGLSRTGRLFGGLINDIKRKAPWYISDYKDALSMQCVASWIFLYFACLSPIITFGGLLAEATGKHMAAMESLVSGFVCGMGYGFFSGQPLTILGSTGPVLVFESIIYEFCQRMGWEYMTFRFWIGMWVAGICIVLTAIDASALVCYITRFTEENFATLIAFIFIYKAIENVVVIGKNFPVNQGVYNCVCTPPIGSNASVIDYAMYNWDSCESHNGILVGGGCGTPPTENVFLMSVVLCAGTFLISTVLKEFKNALFFPSIVRQYISDFSVLIAIFAMSFFDYSMGVPTQKLEVPNELKPTLSTRGWLIPPFAEKNPWWSPIIAVFPALLGTILIFMDQQITAVIVNRKENKLKKGCGYHLDLFILSILIAICSMMGLPWFVAATVLSINHVNSLKLESECSAPGEKPQFLGVREQRVTHILIFLTIGVSVLLTPLLGNIPMPVLFGVFLYMGVASLKGLQFFDRILIMFMPAKYQPDYMFLRQVPIKRVHLFTMIQLACLIILWLIKSFSQTSILFPLMLVVMIGIRKALDLVFTRRELKILDDIMPEMTKRAAADDLHKLDAEDNHHQHPPGSGAGANYNADKSGPTTIHIPLSGNKPPQGTNGPTVSIPQEAVNRTAVWQQINKDGNGISEQLIIPVTLKVRQINGNHAPSSATLSPRLSPMHEADEYSEAPTNSPGHQQQQPQINNCKEAAKLEGSCANNSQISPANITPV
- the LOC6526966 gene encoding sodium bicarbonate cotransporter 3 isoform X20 translates to MAEKNEYIELPWTMNSSSGDDEAPKDPRTGGEDFTQQFTENDFEVTPPAQRVQFILGEDVDDGTHVSHPLFSEMGMLVKEGDEIEWKETARWIKFEEDVEEGGNRWSKPHVATLSLHSLFELRRLLVNGSVMLDMEAQNLEVMADLVCDHMVSAGTLPSGVKDKVKDALLRRHRHQHEYAKKTRLPIIRSLADMRNHSSSKTDTSTHLGAIGVTTWFHAGASPQHLAQNQAQNQGRPQSQTMPKDMVKSPSNQSMARPGSGTELSEQQHKGNTHFMRKIPPGAEASNILVGEVDFLERTLSCFIRLSQAVVLGDLTEVPVPTRFVFILLGPPGSQSNFHEIGRAMATLMSDEIFHEVAYRARKRDHLLSGVDEFLDAVTVLPPGEWDPTIRIEPPAAIPSQEVRKRPPELPKEEVDEEEEEARLREENGLSRTGRLFGGLINDIKRKAPWYISDYKDALSMQCVASWIFLYFACLSPIITFGGLLAEATGKHMAAMESLVSGFVCGMGYGFFSGQPLTILGSTGPVLVFESIIYEFCQRMGWEYMTFRFWIGMWVAGICIVLTAIDASALVCYITRFTEENFATLIAFIFIYKAIENVVVIGKNFPVNQGVYNCVCTPPIGSNASVIDYAMYNWDSCESHNGILVGGGCGTPPTENVFLMSVVLCAGTFLISTVLKEFKNALFFPSIVRQYISDFSVLIAIFAMSFFDYSMGVPTQKLEVPNELKPTLSTRGWLIPPFAEKNPWWSPIIAVFPALLGTILIFMDQQITAVIVNRKENKLKKGCGYHLDLFILSILIAICSMMGLPWFVAATVLSINHVNSLKLESECSAPGEKPQFLGVREQRVTHILIFLTIGVSVLLTPLLGNIPMPVLFGVFLYMGVASLKGLQFFDRILIMFMPAKYQPDYMFLRQVPIKRVHLFTMIQLACLIILWLIKSFSQTSILFPLMLVVMIGIRKALDLVFTRRELKILDDIMPEMTKRAAADDLHKLDAEVGLLARIFPWGKGSRGRVVTKPSGLDDGVVGSGGAVGAGLISCTTSNANEKEFEAQSSLLKK
- the LOC6526966 gene encoding electroneutral sodium bicarbonate exchanger 1 isoform X22 translates to MPQQAQLKHIHGHGRLPRVIATDSSRPWTMNSSSGDDEAPKDPRTGGEDFTQQFTENDFEVTPPAQRVQFILGEDVDDGTHVSHPLFSEMGMLVKEGDEIEWKETARWIKFEEDVEEGGNRWSKPHVATLSLHSLFELRRLLVNGSVMLDMEAQNLEVMADLVCDHMVSAGTLPSGVKDKVKDALLRRHRHQHEYAKKTRLPIIRSLADMRNHSSSKKDMVKSPSNQSMARPGSGTELSEQQHKGNTHFMRKIPPGAEASNILVGEVDFLERTLSCFIRLSQAVVLGDLTEVPVPTRFVFILLGPPGSQSNFHEIGRAMATLMSDEIFHEVAYRARKRDHLLSGVDEFLDAVTVLPPGEWDPTIRIEPPAAIPSQEVRKRPPELPKEEVDEEEEEARLREENGLSRTGRLFGGLINDIKRKAPWYISDYKDALSMQCVASWIFLYFACLSPIITFGGLLAEATGKHMAAMESLVSGFVCGMGYGFFSGQPLTILGSTGPVLVFESIIYEFCQRMGWEYMTFRFWIGMWVAGICIVLTAIDASALVCYITRFTEENFATLIAFIFIYKAIENVVVIGKNFPVNQGVYNCVCTPPIGSNASVIDYAMYNWDSCESHNGILVGGGCGTPPTENVFLMSVVLCAGTFLISTVLKEFKNALFFPSIVRQYISDFSVLIAIFAMSFFDYSMGVPTQKLEVPNELKPTLSTRGWLIPPFAEKNPWWSPIIAVFPALLGTILIFMDQQITAVIVNRKENKLKKGCGYHLDLFILSILIAICSMMGLPWFVAATVLSINHVNSLKLESECSAPGEKPQFLGVREQRVTHILIFLTIGVSVLLTPLLGNIPMPVLFGVFLYMGVASLKGLQFFDRILIMFMPAKYQPDYMFLRQVPIKRVHLFTMIQLACLIILWLIKSFSQTSILFPLMLVVMIGIRKALDLVFTRRELKILDDIMPEMTKRAAADDLHKLDAEVGLLARIFPWGKGSRGRVVTKPSGLDDGVVGSGGAVGAGLISCTTSNANEKEFEAQSSLLKK